The Triticum aestivum cultivar Chinese Spring chromosome 3A, IWGSC CS RefSeq v2.1, whole genome shotgun sequence genome includes a region encoding these proteins:
- the LOC123058797 gene encoding WUSCHEL-related homeobox 9, with protein MEALSGRVGVKCGRWNPTAEQVKVLTELFRAGLRTPSTEQIQRISTHLSAFGKVESKNVFYWFQNHKARERHHHKKRRRVASCSPDSSSNEEETGRAAGRDAEPADLVLQPPESKREARGYNHHPRIMTCYVREVAEQEEATTWERPTREVETLELFPLKAACYDLELEADRFSRYVRGGEQQCREISFFDVATGRDPPLELRLCSFDRYLV; from the exons ATGGAGGCGCTGAGCGGGCGGGTGGGAGTGAAGTGCGGGCGGTGGAACCCGACGGCGGAGCAGGTGAAGGTGCTGACGGAGCTGTTCCGGGCGGGGCTGCGGACGCCGAGCACGGAGCAGATCCAGCGGATCTCCACCCACCTCAGCGCCTTCGGCAAGGTGGAGAGCAAGAACGTCTTCTACTGGTTCCAGAACCACAAGGCCCGCGAGCGCCACCACCACAAGAAGCGCCGCCGCGTCGCCTCCTGCTCCCCCGACAGCAGCAGCAACGAGGAAGAGACCGGCCGTGCTGCTGGCCGCGACGCCGAGCCCGCCGACCTCGTGCTCCAGCCACCCGAGAGCAAGCGTGAGGCCAGAGGCTACAACCACCACCCCCGGATCATGACAT GCTATGTGAGGGAGGTGGCGGAGCAGGAGGAGGCGACGACGTGGGAGCGGCCGACGAGGGAGGTGGAGACGCTGGAGCTGTTCCCGCTCAAAGCAGCCTGCTACGACCTGGAGCTGGAGGCGGACAGGTTCAGCCGATACGTGAGGGGCGGCGAGCAGCAGTGCAGGGAGATCTCCTTCTTCGACGTGGCCACCGGACGGGATCCGCCCCTGGAGCTCAGGCTCTGCAGCTTCGATCGGTATCTGGTCTAG
- the LOC123062632 gene encoding cytochrome P450 86A1, whose protein sequence is MATAMDAVVMQLHPGAIAVTVVALASAYMVWFWALSRRLSGPPMWPLVGSLPSVVVNRKRVHDWIADNLRATGEAATYQTCILPLPFLARRQGLVTVTCNPRNLEHILRARFDNYPKGPMWQAAFHDLLGQGIFNSDGETWLLQRKTAALEFTTRTLRQAMARWANRSIKDRLWRILADHCDAAASVDLQDLLLRLTFDNICGLTFGKDPETLSPGLTENPFANAFDEATLATMQRFLFPSFLWRIKKALGIGSEHSLRKSLAVVDQFMTETIAARKATPSDDLLSRFMKKRDSNGKAFPEHVLQWIALNFLLAGRDTSSVALSWFFWTVMQRPDVERKVLLEIASVLRETRGEDTGRWAEEPLDFDELDRLVYLKAALSETLRLYPSVPQDSKYVVADDVLPDGTVVPAGSAITYSIYSVGRMESIWGKDCVEFRPERWLSADGSRFEPVKDAYRFVAFNGGPRTCLGKDLAYLQMKSIASAVLLRHSVELVPGHQVEQKMSLTLFMKNGLRVNVKPRDLAGYVAPPPEEAPPLGPVVIPTTTAAAA, encoded by the coding sequence ATGGCCACGGCAATGGACGCCGTCGTGATGCAGCTGCACCCCGGCGCCATCGCGGTGACGGTCGTGGCCTTGGCCTCGGCGTACATGGTGTGGTTCTGGGCGCTGTCGAGGCGGCTGTCGGGGCCCCCGATGTGGCCGCTGGTGGGCAGCCTCCCCAGCGTCGTGGTGAACCGGAAGCGGGTCCACGACTGGATCGCCGACAACCTGCGCGCCACGGGCGAGGCGGCGACGTACCAGACGTGCATCCTGCCGCTGCCGTTCCTGGCGCGGCGGCAGGGGCTGGTGACGGTGACGTGCAACCCGCGGAACCTGGAGCACATCCTGCGCGCGCGCTTCGACAACTACCCCAAGGGCCCCATGTGGCAGGCGGCGTTCCACGACCTCCTCGGCCAGGGCATCTTCAACTCCGACGGCGAGACCTGGCTGCTCCAGCGCAAGACGGCGGCGCTCGAGTTCACCACCCGGACGCTGCGCCAGGCCATGGCGCGCTGGGCCAACCGCTCCATCAAGGACCGCCTGTGGCGCATCCTCGCCGACCACTGCGACGCCGCTGCCAGCGTCGACCTCCAGGACCTCCTGCTGCGTCTCACCTTCGATAACATCTGCGGGCTGACCTTCGGCAAGGACCCCGAGACGCTGTCGCCGGGCTTGACGGAGAACCCCTTCGCCAACGCCTTCGACGAGGCCACCTTGGCGACCATGCAGAGGTTTCTGTTCCCCAGCTTCCTGTGGCGGATCAAGAAGGCGCTGGGCATCGGCAGCGAGCACAGCCTCCGCAAGAGCCTCGCAGTGGTGGACCAGTTCATGACGGAGACCATCGCGGCGCGCAAGGCCACGCCGTCCGACGACCTGCTGTCCCGGTTCATGAAGAAGCGCGACAGCAACGGCAAGGCGTTCCCGGAGCACGTGCTGCAGTGGATCGCGCTCAACTTCCTGCTCGCGGGCCGCGACACGTCGTCCGTCGCGCTCAGCTGGTTCTTCTGGACGGTCATGCAGAGGCCCGACGTGGAGCGCAAGGTGCTCCTCGAGATCGCGTCCGTGCTCAGGGAAACGCGCGGCGAGGACACGGGGAGGTGGGCGGAGGAGCCGCTGGACTTCGACGAGCTGGACCGCCTCGTGTACCTCAAGGCGGCATTGTCGGAGACGCTGCGCCTGTACCCGTCGGTGCCGCAGGACTCCAAGTACGTGGTGGCAGACGACGTGCTCCCCGACGGCACCGTGGTGCCGGCCGGCTCGGCGATCACCTACTCCATCTACTCGGTGGGGAGGATGGAGAGCATATGGGGCAAGGACTGCGTGGAGTTCCGGCCGGAGCGGTGGCTGTCGGCGGACGGCAGCCGCTTCGAGCCCGTCAAGGACGCGTACCGCTTCGTGGCGTTCAACGGCGGGCCGAGGACGTGCCTCGGCAAGGACCTCGCCTACCTGCAGATGAAGTCCATCGCGTCGGCGGTGCTGCTGCGCCACTCGGTGGAGCTCGTGCCGGGGCACCAGGTGGAGCAGAAGATGTCGCTCACCCTGTTCATGAAGAACGGGCTCCGCGTGAACGTCAAGCCAAGGGACCTCGCCGGCTacgtcgcgccgccgccggaggaggcgCCGCCACTGGGGCCAGTCGTGATCCCAACCACCACTGCCGCCGCTGCATAG